A genomic window from Brassica oleracea var. oleracea cultivar TO1000 chromosome C8, BOL, whole genome shotgun sequence includes:
- the LOC106312684 gene encoding purple acid phosphatase 23 isoform X1: MPPAPATSFIIPIPLLMLIAVTTMPLLLAGGESIPTTLDGPFKPTTRRFDPSLRRGSDDLPIDHPRLRKSNVSSDLPEQIALALSTPSSMWVSWVTGDAVVGKNVKPLDATLVSSEVWYGKEKGKYTLKKKGNATVYSQLYPFDGLLNYTSGIIHHVLIDGLEPGTKYYYRCGDSSVPAMSEEISFETLPLPSKDSYPHRIAFVGDLGLTSNTTTTIDHLMDNDPSLVVIVGDLTYANQYRTTGGKGASCFSCSFPDAPIRETYQPRWDAWGRFMEPLISKVPMMVIEGNHEIEPQASGVTFKSYSERFAVPSTESASNSNFYYSFDAGGVHFVMLGAYVDYNQTGAQYAWLKEDLSKVNRAVTPWLVATMHPPWYNSYSSHYQEFECMRQEMEELLYQHRVDIIFAGHVHAYERMNRIYNYKLDPCGAVYITIGDGGNIEKVDVDFADDPGKCPSPGDNVPEMGGSCPLNFTSGPAKGKFCWDRQPDWSAFRESSFGHGILEVMNSTYALWTWHRNQDVYKDDSYGDQIYIVRQPILCISPATSREAGGGKETSGGENRLSSPSFPMFIWIFLMFGIL, translated from the exons ATGCCTCCGGCTCCGGCAACATCATTCATCATCCCCATACCTTTACTAATGCTGATCGCTGTGACCACGATGCCGTTGCTGCTCGCCGGCGGCGAATCGATCCCGACGACTTTAGACGGCCCGTTCAAGCCAACGACTCGCCGATTCGACCCGTCTCTTCGCAGAGGCAGTGACGACTTACCCATCGATCATCCAAGGCTGAGGAAGAGTAATGTCAGTTCCGATCTCCCAGAACAGATTGCTCTAGCTCTTTCTACTCCCTCCTCCATGTGGGTTTCTTGGGTCACTG GTGATGCTGTGGTTGGAAAAAATGTGAAACCGCTTGATGCTACATTGGTTTCGAGCGAGGTTTGGTATGGGAAGGAGAAAGGCAAATATACGCTAAAGAAGAAAGGAAATGCAACAGTTTACAGCCAATTGTATCCCTTTGATGGCCTCCTTAACTACACTTCAGGCATCATACACCATGTCCTCATCGATG GCCTTGAGCCAGGAACCAAGTACTATTACAGGTGCGGAGACAGCTCTGTTCCTGCAATGAGTGAGGAGATTTCTTTTGAGACTTTGCCACTTCCAAGCAAAGACTCTTATCCTCACCGAATTGCCTTTGTTGGGGATTTAGGTCTTACTAGCAACACAACCACCACCATTGACCATTTGATGGATAACGACCCTTCACTGGTTGTTATTGTTGGGGACTTAACCTATGCAAACCAGTACCGTACAACTGGCGGCAAAGGAGCTTCATGCTTCTCATGTTCCTTTCCAGATGCACCTATTAGGGAGACCTATCAACCTCGCTGGGATGCCTGGGGAAG GTTCATGGAGCCACTGATCTCCAAGGTACCAATGATGGTCATTGAAGGCAACCATGAGATTGAGCCTCAAGCTTCCGGGGTCACCTTTAAGTCATACTCTGAAAGGTTTGCAGTTCCTTCAACTGAGAGTGCCTCCAACAGCAACTTCTACTATTCTTTTGATGCCGGAGGAGTGCATTTTGTTATGTTGGGTGCATACGTTGATTACAACCAGACTG GAGCACAATATGCATGGCTAAAGGAAGACTTGTCTAAAGTTAATCGCGCGGTGACACCTTGGCTGGTCGCAACAATGCATCCACCTTGGTACAACAGCTACTCCTCACACTACCAGGAGTTCGAATGCATGAGGCAGGAGATGGAAGAGCTTCTTTACCAACACCGTGTCGACATCATTTTTGCAGGACAT GTACATGCATACGAGAGGATGAACCGAATTTACAACTACAAGTTAGACCCATGTGGGGCTGTTTACATAACAATCGGAGATGGTGGGAACATAGAGAAAGTTGACGTAGACTTTGCAGATGACCCTGGGAAGTGTCCTTCCCCTGGAGACAACGTCCCAGAGATGGGAGGATCATGCCCTCTAAACTTTACTTCTGGCCCTGCCAAAGGCAAGTTTTGCTGGGACAGACAACCTGATTGGAGTGCCTTCAGAGAGAGCAGCTTCGGCCATGGAATCCTAGAG GTCATGAATTCAACTTATGCCTTGTGGACATGGCATAGGAATCAGGATGTCTATAAAGATGACAGCTATGGTGATCAGATATATATTGTTCGTCAACCAATTCTCTGCATTTCCCCTGCAACATCGAG GGAAGCAGGCGGAGGAAAAGAGACATCAGGCGGCGAAAATAGATTGTCCTCTCCCTCATTTCCAATGTTCATTTGGATCTTTCTCATGTTTGGCATTTTATAG
- the LOC106312684 gene encoding purple acid phosphatase 23 isoform X3 produces MPPAPATSFIIPIPLLMLIAVTTMPLLLAGGESIPTTLDGPFKPTTRRFDPSLRRGSDDLPIDHPRLRKSNVSSDLPEQIALALSTPSSMWVSWVTGDAVVGKNVKPLDATLVSSEVWYGKEKGKYTLKKKGNATVYSQLYPFDGLLNYTSGIIHHVLIDGLEPGTKYYYRCGDSSVPAMSLTSNTTTTIDHLMDNDPSLVVIVGDLTYANQYRTTGGKGASCFSCSFPDAPIRETYQPRWDAWGRFMEPLISKVPMMVIEGNHEIEPQASGVTFKSYSERFAVPSTESASNSNFYYSFDAGGVHFVMLGAYVDYNQTGAQYAWLKEDLSKVNRAVTPWLVATMHPPWYNSYSSHYQEFECMRQEMEELLYQHRVDIIFAGHVHAYERMNRIYNYKLDPCGAVYITIGDGGNIEKVDVDFADDPGKCPSPGDNVPEMGGSCPLNFTSGPAKGKFCWDRQPDWSAFRESSFGHGILEVMNSTYALWTWHRNQDVYKDDSYGDQIYIVRQPILCISPATSREAGGGKETSGGENRLSSPSFPMFIWIFLMFGIL; encoded by the exons ATGCCTCCGGCTCCGGCAACATCATTCATCATCCCCATACCTTTACTAATGCTGATCGCTGTGACCACGATGCCGTTGCTGCTCGCCGGCGGCGAATCGATCCCGACGACTTTAGACGGCCCGTTCAAGCCAACGACTCGCCGATTCGACCCGTCTCTTCGCAGAGGCAGTGACGACTTACCCATCGATCATCCAAGGCTGAGGAAGAGTAATGTCAGTTCCGATCTCCCAGAACAGATTGCTCTAGCTCTTTCTACTCCCTCCTCCATGTGGGTTTCTTGGGTCACTG GTGATGCTGTGGTTGGAAAAAATGTGAAACCGCTTGATGCTACATTGGTTTCGAGCGAGGTTTGGTATGGGAAGGAGAAAGGCAAATATACGCTAAAGAAGAAAGGAAATGCAACAGTTTACAGCCAATTGTATCCCTTTGATGGCCTCCTTAACTACACTTCAGGCATCATACACCATGTCCTCATCGATG GCCTTGAGCCAGGAACCAAGTACTATTACAGGTGCGGAGACAGCTCTGTTCCTGCAATGA GTCTTACTAGCAACACAACCACCACCATTGACCATTTGATGGATAACGACCCTTCACTGGTTGTTATTGTTGGGGACTTAACCTATGCAAACCAGTACCGTACAACTGGCGGCAAAGGAGCTTCATGCTTCTCATGTTCCTTTCCAGATGCACCTATTAGGGAGACCTATCAACCTCGCTGGGATGCCTGGGGAAG GTTCATGGAGCCACTGATCTCCAAGGTACCAATGATGGTCATTGAAGGCAACCATGAGATTGAGCCTCAAGCTTCCGGGGTCACCTTTAAGTCATACTCTGAAAGGTTTGCAGTTCCTTCAACTGAGAGTGCCTCCAACAGCAACTTCTACTATTCTTTTGATGCCGGAGGAGTGCATTTTGTTATGTTGGGTGCATACGTTGATTACAACCAGACTG GAGCACAATATGCATGGCTAAAGGAAGACTTGTCTAAAGTTAATCGCGCGGTGACACCTTGGCTGGTCGCAACAATGCATCCACCTTGGTACAACAGCTACTCCTCACACTACCAGGAGTTCGAATGCATGAGGCAGGAGATGGAAGAGCTTCTTTACCAACACCGTGTCGACATCATTTTTGCAGGACAT GTACATGCATACGAGAGGATGAACCGAATTTACAACTACAAGTTAGACCCATGTGGGGCTGTTTACATAACAATCGGAGATGGTGGGAACATAGAGAAAGTTGACGTAGACTTTGCAGATGACCCTGGGAAGTGTCCTTCCCCTGGAGACAACGTCCCAGAGATGGGAGGATCATGCCCTCTAAACTTTACTTCTGGCCCTGCCAAAGGCAAGTTTTGCTGGGACAGACAACCTGATTGGAGTGCCTTCAGAGAGAGCAGCTTCGGCCATGGAATCCTAGAG GTCATGAATTCAACTTATGCCTTGTGGACATGGCATAGGAATCAGGATGTCTATAAAGATGACAGCTATGGTGATCAGATATATATTGTTCGTCAACCAATTCTCTGCATTTCCCCTGCAACATCGAG GGAAGCAGGCGGAGGAAAAGAGACATCAGGCGGCGAAAATAGATTGTCCTCTCCCTCATTTCCAATGTTCATTTGGATCTTTCTCATGTTTGGCATTTTATAG
- the LOC106312684 gene encoding purple acid phosphatase 23 isoform X2: MPPAPATSFIIPIPLLMLIAVTTMPLLLAGGESIPTTLDGPFKPTTRRFDPSLRRGSDDLPIDHPRLRKSNVSSDLPEQIALALSTPSSMWVSWVTGDAVVGKNVKPLDATLVSSEVWYGKEKGKYTLKKKGNATVYSQLYPFDGLLNYTSGIIHHVLIDGLEPGTKYYYRCGDSSVPAMSEEISFETLPLPSKDSYPHRIAFVGDLGLTSNTTTTIDHLMDNDPSLVVIVGDLTYANQYRTTGGKGASCFSCSFPDAPIRETYQPRWDAWGRFMEPLISKVPMMVIEGNHEIEPQASGVTFKSYSERFAVPSTESASNSNFYYSFDAGGVHFVMLGAYVDYNQTGAQYAWLKEDLSKVNRAVTPWLVATMHPPWYNSYSSHYQEFECMRQEMEELLYQHRVDIIFAGHVHAYERMNRIYNYKLDPCGAVYITIGDGGNIEKVDVDFADDPGKCPSPGDNVPEMGGSCPLNFTSGPAKGKFCWDRQPDWSAFRESSFGHGILEVMNSTYALWTWHRNQDVYKDDSYGDQIYIVRQPILCISPATSRRRKRDIRRRK, translated from the exons ATGCCTCCGGCTCCGGCAACATCATTCATCATCCCCATACCTTTACTAATGCTGATCGCTGTGACCACGATGCCGTTGCTGCTCGCCGGCGGCGAATCGATCCCGACGACTTTAGACGGCCCGTTCAAGCCAACGACTCGCCGATTCGACCCGTCTCTTCGCAGAGGCAGTGACGACTTACCCATCGATCATCCAAGGCTGAGGAAGAGTAATGTCAGTTCCGATCTCCCAGAACAGATTGCTCTAGCTCTTTCTACTCCCTCCTCCATGTGGGTTTCTTGGGTCACTG GTGATGCTGTGGTTGGAAAAAATGTGAAACCGCTTGATGCTACATTGGTTTCGAGCGAGGTTTGGTATGGGAAGGAGAAAGGCAAATATACGCTAAAGAAGAAAGGAAATGCAACAGTTTACAGCCAATTGTATCCCTTTGATGGCCTCCTTAACTACACTTCAGGCATCATACACCATGTCCTCATCGATG GCCTTGAGCCAGGAACCAAGTACTATTACAGGTGCGGAGACAGCTCTGTTCCTGCAATGAGTGAGGAGATTTCTTTTGAGACTTTGCCACTTCCAAGCAAAGACTCTTATCCTCACCGAATTGCCTTTGTTGGGGATTTAGGTCTTACTAGCAACACAACCACCACCATTGACCATTTGATGGATAACGACCCTTCACTGGTTGTTATTGTTGGGGACTTAACCTATGCAAACCAGTACCGTACAACTGGCGGCAAAGGAGCTTCATGCTTCTCATGTTCCTTTCCAGATGCACCTATTAGGGAGACCTATCAACCTCGCTGGGATGCCTGGGGAAG GTTCATGGAGCCACTGATCTCCAAGGTACCAATGATGGTCATTGAAGGCAACCATGAGATTGAGCCTCAAGCTTCCGGGGTCACCTTTAAGTCATACTCTGAAAGGTTTGCAGTTCCTTCAACTGAGAGTGCCTCCAACAGCAACTTCTACTATTCTTTTGATGCCGGAGGAGTGCATTTTGTTATGTTGGGTGCATACGTTGATTACAACCAGACTG GAGCACAATATGCATGGCTAAAGGAAGACTTGTCTAAAGTTAATCGCGCGGTGACACCTTGGCTGGTCGCAACAATGCATCCACCTTGGTACAACAGCTACTCCTCACACTACCAGGAGTTCGAATGCATGAGGCAGGAGATGGAAGAGCTTCTTTACCAACACCGTGTCGACATCATTTTTGCAGGACAT GTACATGCATACGAGAGGATGAACCGAATTTACAACTACAAGTTAGACCCATGTGGGGCTGTTTACATAACAATCGGAGATGGTGGGAACATAGAGAAAGTTGACGTAGACTTTGCAGATGACCCTGGGAAGTGTCCTTCCCCTGGAGACAACGTCCCAGAGATGGGAGGATCATGCCCTCTAAACTTTACTTCTGGCCCTGCCAAAGGCAAGTTTTGCTGGGACAGACAACCTGATTGGAGTGCCTTCAGAGAGAGCAGCTTCGGCCATGGAATCCTAGAG GTCATGAATTCAACTTATGCCTTGTGGACATGGCATAGGAATCAGGATGTCTATAAAGATGACAGCTATGGTGATCAGATATATATTGTTCGTCAACCAATTCTCTGCATTTCCCCTGCAACATCGAG GCGGAGGAAAAGAGACATCAGGCGGCGAAAATAG